The following proteins are co-located in the Salvelinus fontinalis isolate EN_2023a chromosome 29, ASM2944872v1, whole genome shotgun sequence genome:
- the LOC129827835 gene encoding early growth response protein 1-like: protein MAATKTEMLLPALQISDPLSFPHSPMDNYPKLEEMMMLSTAGTPFLSASAPEGAGFGSGEQGEQYDHLAGDTLPDISMNCEKSMGEQSYSTQRLPPISYTGRFTLEPATNCSNSLWAEPLFSLVSGLVGINTPSTSAPPSSVSQTGTSSSSPSSISSVTISSQSSSLSCSVHHSENIPIYSAAPTYSSTSSDIFSDQGQGFSIPAGGLLQYPPPTYSNGKSCGSSFPVPMIPDYLFPQQQGEISLLQDQKPFQNGSGQPSLTPLSTIKAFATQTGSQDLKSVYQSQLIKPSRMRKYPNRPSKTPPHERPYACPVETCDRRFSRSDELTRHIRIHTGQKPFQCRICMRNFSRSDHLTTHIRTHTGEKPFACEICGRKFARSDERKRHTKIHLRQKDKKAEKGGVAGAVAEAPVSAPSSVSSYPSPVTSCYSSPVHTSYPSPSIATSYPSPSIATTYPSVSMSMSSTFQSSMVSSFPSSVASIYSSPVPTPLSDMHSTLSPRTIEIC from the exons ATGGCTGCAACCAAGACAGAGATGCTCCTTCCAGCCCTGCAGATCTCAGACCCCCTCAGCTTCCCCCACTCTCCCATGGATAACTACCCCAAGCTGGAGGAGATGATGATGCTGAGCACCGCTGGGACCCCCTTCCTCTCTGCATCAGCGCCCGAGGGAGCAGGCTTCGGATCGGGGGAGCAAGGAGAGCAATATGACCACCTTGCTGGAG atacGTTACCTGATATCTCCATGAACTGTGAAAAGTCGATGGGGGAGCAGAGCTACTCTACCCAGCGGCTGCCTCCCATCTCCTACACTGGCCGCTTCACCCTGGAGCCAGCCACCAACTGCAGCAACAGCCTGTGGGCCGAGCCCCTTTTCAGCCTGGTCAGCGGGCTGGTGGGGATCAACACCCCCTCCACCTCCGCCCCGCCCTCTTCCGTCTCTCAGACTGGCACCTCTTCCTCGTCCCCGTCCTCTATCTCCTCCGTCACCATTTCCTCTCAGAGCTCCAGTCTGAGCTGCTCTGTCCACCACAGTGAGAATATCCCCATCTACTCAGCTGCTCCTACGTACTCCAGCACCAGCTCTGACATCTTCTCTGACCAGGGCCAGGGCTTCTCTATCCCCGCGGGGGGGTTGCTCCAGTACCCCCCGCCAACCTACTCCAACGGCAAGTCGTGTGGCTCCAGCTTTCCTGTTCCCATGATCCCTGACTACCTATTCCCCCAGCAGCAGGGGGAGATAAGCCTGCTACAGGATCAGAAGCCCTTCCAGAACGGGTCTGGCCAgccctccctcactcccctctCCACCATCAAAGCCTTTGCCACCCAGACAGGCTCCCAGGACTTGAAGAGTGTCTACCAGTCCCAGCTGATCAAGCCGAGCCGCATGCGCAAGTACCCCAACCGGCCCAGCAAGACACCACCCCACGAGAGGCCTTATGCCTGCCCTGTGGAAACGTGCGACCGCCGCTTCTCCCGCTCCGATGAGCTGACGCGCCACATCCGCATCCACACGGGCCAGAAGCCCTTCCAGTGCCGGATCTGCATGCGCAACTTCAGCCGCAGCGACCACCTGACCACGCACATTCGCACGCACACTGGCGAGAAGCCCTTCGCCTGCGAGATCTGTGGACGCAAGTTCGCCCGCAGCGATGAGAGGAAGAGGCACACCAAGATCCACCTGAGGCAAAAGGATAAGAAGGCGGAGAAGGGCGGGGTGGCCGGGGCGGTGGCAGAAGCACCAGTATCAGCCCCCTCCTCAGTCTCCTCCTACCCCTCTCCAGTCacatcctgctactcctctccgGTCCATACCTCGTACCCCTCTCCCTCAATCGCCACCTcgtacccctctccctccatcgccACCACCTACCCCTCTGTCTCCATGTCCATGTCCAGTACTTTTCAGTCCTCCATggtctcctccttcccctcctccgtAGCCTCCATCTACTCCTCTCCGGTCCCCACCCCGCTATCAGACATGCATTCCACACTCTCCCCAAGGACCATCGAGATCTGCTAA